One region of Oryza sativa Japonica Group chromosome 5, ASM3414082v1 genomic DNA includes:
- the LOC4337765 gene encoding phosphoglycerate mutase-like protein AT74H translates to MSSSSTPTGAAADDLAAANANAKECVFCEMTRQHHPQCARRLPKRIILVRHGESQGNLDMSAYTTTPDYRIPLTPLGVDQARAAGKGILDVVSSAANWKVYFYVSPYERTRATLREIGAAFPRHRVIGAREECRVREQDFGNFQVEERMRAVKETRDRFGRFFFRFPEGESAADVFDRVASFLESLWRDIDMGRLEQDASCETNLVIVSHGLTSRVFLMKWFKWTVDQFERLNNFDNCEFRVMQLGPAGEYSLLIHHTKEELQRWGLSPEMIADQQWRASANRRSWADECSSFLATFFDHWNEDDNDDDDDGKEENGKTNKLLE, encoded by the exons ATGTCATCATCATCCACCCCCACCGGAGCAGCAGCCGacgatctcgccgccgccaacgccaacGCCAAGGAGTGCGTGTTCTGCGAGATGACGCGGCAGCACCACCCGCAATGCGCGCGGCGGCTCCCGAAGCGGATCATCCTGGTGCGCCACGGCGAGAGCCAGGGGAACCTCGACATGTCCGCCTACACCACCACGCCCGACTACCGCATCCCGCTCACCCCGCTCGGCGTCGACCAGGCCCGCGCCGCCGGGAAGGGCATCCTCGacgtcgtctcctccgccgccaactGGAAGGTCTACTTCTACGTCTCCCCCTACGAGCGCACCCGCGCCACGCTCCGCGAGATCGGCGCCGCCTTCCCCCGCCACCGCGTCATCGGCGCCCGCGAGGAGTGCCGCGTCCGCGAGCAGGACTTCGGCAACTTCCAGGTCGAGGAGCGCATGCGCGCCGTCAAGGAGACCCGCGACCGCTTCGGCCGCTTCTTCTTCCGCTTCCCCGAGGGCGAGTCCGCCGCCGACGTCTTCGACCGCGTCGCCA GTTTCTTGGAGTCGCTGTGGAGGGACATAGACATGGGGAGGCTGGAGCAGGACGCGAGCTGCGAGACCAACCTGGTGATCGTCTCCCATGGCCTCACCTCGCGGGTCTTCCTCATGAAGTGGTTCAAGTGGACGGTGGACCAGTTCGAGCGCCTCAACAACTTCGACAACTGCGAGTTCAGGGTCATGCAGCTCGGCCCCGCCGGCGAGTACAGCCTCCTCATCCACCACACCAAGGAGGAGCTCCAGCGCTGGGGCCTCTCCCCGGAGATGATCGCCGACCAGCAGTGGCGCGCCTCCGCCAACCGCCGCAGCTGGGCCGACGAGTGCTCCTCCTTCCTCGCCACCTTCTTCGACCACTGGAACGAAGACGacaatgacgacgacgacgatggcaagGAGGAAAATGGCAAGACCAACAAGTTGCTCGAGTAA